The following coding sequences lie in one Anguilla anguilla isolate fAngAng1 chromosome 14, fAngAng1.pri, whole genome shotgun sequence genomic window:
- the LOC118212985 gene encoding solute carrier family 23 member 2-like, whose amino-acid sequence MGVGKNTMSKSLDSAGDAEKYEEDTKNGEDFYPIPVAGNGEAQSSPDQDAEDTELMAIYAKESQAAKRSSFSETVDSADDLDAQRMDMIYTIEDTPPWYLCLFLGLQHYLTCFSGTIAVPFLLAEAMCVGFDQWATSQLIGTIFFCVGITTLLQTTLGCRLPLFQASAFAFLAPARAILSLDKWKCNATAVPEFNSTELLHTEHIWYPRIREIQGAIIVSSLIEVCIGALGLPGVLLKYIGPLTITPTVALIGLSGFQAAGERAGKHWGIAMLTIFLVLLFSQYARNVQLPLPVYKSKKGWTSYRLQLFKMFPIIMAILVSWLLCFIFTVTDIFPPQKDQYGFYARTDARQGILSAAPWFKVPYPFQWGLPTVSAAGVIGMMSAVVSSIIESIGDYYACARLSGAPPPPIHAINRGIFIEGLSCVLDGVFGTGNGSTSSSPNIGVLGITKVGSRRVIQYGAALMLLLGLVGKFSALFASLPDPVLGALFCTLFGMITAVGLSNLQFIDLNSSRNLFVLGFSIFFGLMLPSYLRQNPLVTGIVSIDQVLNVLLTTAMFVGGSVAFILDNTIPGTPEERGIRKLKLGSGPGGGELESLRSYDLPFGMDFLRRHRLFQYLPISPTFTGYRWRGARGACRRGMGRGGGGEGGGGACSGDESSV is encoded by the exons ATGGGCGTGGGGAAGAACACCATGTCCAAATCTTTGGACTCCGCGGGGGACGCAGAGAAATACGAGGAGGACACCAAGAACGGAGAGGACTTTTACCCGATTCct GTGGCGGGTAATGGGGAGGCCCAGTCCAGCCCAGACCAGGACGCCGAGGACACAGAACTCATGGCCATATACGCCAAGGAGAGCCAGGCGGCAaagagg agTTCCTTCTCTGAGACGGTGGACAGTGCAGATGATCTCGATGCTCAGCGAATGGACATGATCTACACCATCGAGGACACGCCTCCCTGGTACCTCTGTCTATTCCTGGGCCTGCAG cactaCCTGACGTGTTTCAGTGGCACCATCGCGGTGCCCTTCCTGCTGGCAGAGGCCATGTGCGTGGGCTTTGACCAGTGGGCCACCAGCCAGCTCATTGGCACCATCTTCTTCTGCGTGGGCATCACCACCCTGCTGCAGACCACACTGGGCTGCCG cctccCCCTGTTCCAGGCCAGTGCTTTTGCATTTCTGGCTCCTGCTCGTGCCATCCTGTCCCTGGATAAGTGGAAATGTAACGCCACAG CTGTCCCGGAGTTCAACAGCACAGAGCTGTTACACACCGAGCACATTTGGTATCCACGGATACGGGAG ATCCAGGGGGCCATCATCGTGTCGTCCCTGATCGAGGTGTGCATCGGGGCCCTGGGGCTCCCCGGGGTGCTGCTCAAATACATCGGCCCCCTCACCATCACCCCCACCGTGGCCCTCATCGGCCTCTCTGGCTTCCAGGCTGCtggggagagagcagggaagCACTGGGGAATCGCCATGCT gaccATCTTCCTGGTGCTGCTGTTCTCCCAGTACGCGCGCAACGTGCAGCTGCCGCTCCCCGTCTACAAGTCCAAGAAGGGCTGGACCTCCTACCGCCTGCAGCTCTTCAAGATGTTTCCG ataATCATGGCGATCCTGGTGTCATGGCTGCTGTGCTTCATCTTCACGGTGACGGACATCTTCCCCCCGCAGAAGGACCAGTACGGGTTCTACGCCCGCACCGACGCGCGCCAGGGCATCCTCTCCGCGGCCCCCTGGTTCAAGGTCCCCTACCCCT TTCAGTGGGGCCTGCCCACCGTGTCGGCAGCGGGAGTGATCGGCATGATGAGTGCGGTGGTGAGCAGCATCATCGAGTCCATTGGAGACTACTACGCCTGCGCCCGCCTCTCTGgcgcccccccgccacccatACATGCTATTAACAG GGGGATCTTCATAGAGGGCCTGTCCTGCGTGCTGGACGGCGTGTTTGGGACGGGGAACGGCTCCACATCCTCCAGCCCCAACATCGGGGTGCTGGGAATCACCAAG GTGGGCAGCAGGCGGGTGATCCAGTACGGGGCGGCGCTCAtgctgctgctgggcctggTGGGGAAGTTCAGCGCCCTGTTCGCCTCGCTCCCGGACCCCGTGCTGGGGGCGCTCTTCTGCACCCTGTTCGGCATGATCACCGCCGTGGGCCTCTCCAACCTGCAGTTCATCGACCTCAACTCCTCCCGCAACCTCTTCGTCCTGGGCTTCTCCATCTTCTTCGGCCTCATGCTGCCCAGCTACCTGAGGCAGAACCCCCTGGTCACAG gCATTGTCAGTATTGACCAAGTGCTGAATGTGCTCCTGACGACGGCCATGTTTGTTGGGGGCTCGGTGGCGTTCATTTTGGATAACACTATTCCAG GCACTCCAGAGGAGCGTGGTATCAGGAAACTGAAGCTGGGCTcgggtcctggggggggggagctcgaGAGCCTGCGCTCCTACGACCTGCCGTTCGGCATGGACTTCCTGCGCAGGCACCGCCTCTTCCAGTACCTCCCCATCAGCCCCACCTTCACGGGATACCGCTGGAGGGGAGCAAGGGGGGCGTGCCgcagggggatggggaggggcggagggggagagggagggggcggggcgtgcAGTGGGGACGAGAGCAGCGTATAG